Genomic window (Saccharomyces eubayanus strain FM1318 chromosome XVI, whole genome shotgun sequence):
TTGAAACTCAACTATAATGCCAAGGATCAATTGCACCCCTTATTAGCAGAACTATTAATCAGCATAAACCGTGTCACCAgggatgattttgaaaacagatCGAAACTGATCGATTGGATTGtcaaaataaataagttATCAATTGGCGATACCCTGAACGAAACTCAGATAAGAGAATTATTGTTTGATTTAGATCTAGCTTATAAAAGTTTTTATGCTTTATTAGATTAAAAACATTTTAAGCCCATAAATATACATACTCACAAGAGTTTTTACATTCATTTGAGaatctttttgttttttatttgctgTTGGAATTTGGCTAACATATCCAACGTTTCTTGCTCTCTTTTATCGATCACCTTTTCTTCGACTTCCTCTGGGTCTTTAGTTGGTGGGTCGGCTTGATCATGCAGCTCTACCGGTTCAGTGTCTGATGAGGGGTGTTGTGGCTGATCTACGGACACGTCGGGCTTAGGTTGAACGCTTTGGTTATCCTTGATCCATGCAGGAAGAACCATTCTCTTGGTTGGCTTATTCTCAAAGACGTCATCTTTAatgtcatcatcaccatcatcgtcatcttcatcttcatatACCATCTTTACTTTCGATGATCTCTGAAGCTTCCTCTTTGGCTGTTGTCGTATTTCCTCATCATTATCATGTcctctttttgaaagagagATATCCTTAAAATACGGTATAGTAATTTCAGAACTTTTTAAAACTGCAGGGTACATAAATTGCTTAACCTCATCG
Coding sequences:
- the CWC27 gene encoding putative peptidylprolyl isomerase CWC27, with the protein product MSANIEPQTTAKCILYTTKGNIAVELWAKECPQTSRRFLTKLSDGTYVNGKFSELKPNQLLRFSTDGTAEKCAVAQERNPRIRFSKDGLFGWDRQRDTWFITVQADSKHVLNDCNVFGKIVGKSIYAFREILSGEIETTTQNDEVKQFMYPAVLKSSEITIPYFKDISLSKRGHDNDEEIRQQPKRKLQRSSKVKMVYEDEDDDDGDDDIKDDVFENKPTKRMVLPAWIKDNQSVQPKPDVSVDQPQHPSSDTEPVELHDQADPPTKDPEEVEEKVIDKREQETLDMLAKFQQQIKNKKILK